A part of Paenibacillus donghaensis genomic DNA contains:
- the rpoE gene encoding DNA-directed RNA polymerase subunit delta: MSTPLNLKLDPEKVKEMPMVDLAFLVLKSANTPFYYRDLMVEVAKLRGMTDQESNDTIAQLYTEINIDGRFACVGTNLWGLKRWYPLERSDDPVGNTKRVRIINDEDDDLEDDDFAEEEENYAAEEEDFDVIDEDRDDLYSDDDSEEEVDEDVVIDEEDIDEDDTDEDDAEEGTDDDADDEDK; the protein is encoded by the coding sequence GTGAGTACGCCACTCAATTTAAAGCTGGACCCTGAGAAAGTTAAAGAAATGCCGATGGTGGATCTGGCCTTTCTGGTGCTGAAGTCGGCCAATACGCCGTTTTATTACCGTGATCTGATGGTCGAAGTGGCCAAGCTGCGCGGTATGACCGATCAAGAGAGCAACGATACCATCGCCCAGTTATATACCGAGATTAATATTGACGGTCGTTTTGCCTGTGTAGGAACCAATCTGTGGGGATTGAAACGCTGGTATCCTCTGGAACGTTCCGATGACCCGGTTGGCAATACGAAGCGTGTGCGTATCATCAACGATGAAGACGACGATCTGGAAGATGATGACTTCGCCGAAGAAGAAGAGAATTACGCTGCGGAAGAAGAGGACTTCGATGTTATCGATGAAGATCGCGACGACCTCTATTCAGACGACGACAGCGAAGAAGAAGTCGATGAAGATGTTGTAATCGATGAAGAAGATATTGATGAAGACGATACGGACGAAGACGATGCAGAAGAGGGCACCGACGACGATGCCGATGATGAGGACAAGTAA
- a CDS encoding CTP synthase, translating to MTKYIFVTGGVVSSLGKGITAASLGRLLKNRGLKVTIQKFDPYLNVDPGTMSPYQHGEVFVTDDGAETDLDLGHYERFIDINLSKNNNVTTGKIYSSVISKERRGEYLGGTVQVIPHITNEIKERVFRAGRETSSDVVITEIGGTVGDIESLPFLEAIRQIKSDIGRENVMYIHVTLIPYIKAAGEVKTKPTQHSVKELRSIGIQPNVIVCRTEHQLSDDMKAKIALFCDIDANAVVECRDASTLYEVPLNLRDEGLDEIVVNHLKLTTPAPDMREWESMLERINKLEHTVEIAIVGKYVALHDAYLSVVESLSHAGFASNSDVKLRWVNAEEVTDENVKELLHGAHGILVPGGFGDRGIEGKISAIRYAREQSVPFFGICLGMQVSVIEYGRSVLGLDGANSSEIDPETQYPLIDLLPEQKDIEDMGGTMRLGLYPCKLLPGSLAEACYNDELVYERHRHRYEFNNAYREQMEKAGLVISGSSPDGRLVEIVELPGHPWFLSVQFHPEFTSRPNRPQPLFREFVKASLVHAGQL from the coding sequence GTGACAAAGTATATTTTTGTAACGGGCGGTGTGGTGTCTTCCCTTGGCAAAGGCATCACCGCCGCTTCGCTGGGCAGGCTGCTAAAGAACAGAGGCCTGAAGGTCACGATTCAGAAATTTGATCCATACCTTAACGTGGACCCGGGAACGATGAGTCCCTACCAGCATGGTGAAGTGTTTGTAACTGACGATGGTGCGGAGACAGACCTTGACCTTGGACACTATGAACGGTTTATTGACATTAACCTGTCGAAGAATAACAACGTGACCACCGGCAAGATCTATTCGTCGGTAATCAGCAAGGAGCGCCGGGGTGAATACCTGGGCGGGACCGTTCAGGTTATCCCGCATATTACGAATGAGATCAAGGAGCGTGTCTTCCGCGCGGGCCGCGAGACCAGTTCGGATGTGGTCATTACTGAAATCGGCGGCACCGTTGGTGATATCGAGAGCCTTCCATTCCTTGAAGCGATCCGTCAGATCAAGAGCGATATCGGCCGTGAGAATGTGATGTATATTCACGTTACCCTGATTCCTTATATCAAGGCAGCAGGCGAAGTGAAGACCAAACCGACACAGCACAGTGTTAAGGAGCTGCGCAGCATCGGAATTCAGCCGAATGTGATCGTATGCCGTACCGAGCACCAGCTTTCGGACGATATGAAGGCGAAGATCGCCTTGTTCTGCGATATTGATGCCAATGCGGTGGTAGAATGCCGCGATGCTTCAACCCTATATGAGGTTCCGCTTAATTTGCGCGACGAAGGATTGGACGAGATTGTGGTCAACCATCTGAAGCTGACTACCCCTGCGCCTGATATGCGTGAATGGGAAAGTATGCTGGAGCGGATCAACAAGCTGGAGCACACCGTGGAAATTGCGATTGTCGGCAAATACGTTGCCCTGCATGATGCCTATTTGAGCGTGGTGGAATCCCTGTCTCACGCCGGGTTCGCCTCTAATAGCGATGTGAAGCTGCGCTGGGTCAACGCTGAGGAAGTTACGGATGAGAATGTGAAAGAGCTCCTGCATGGCGCACACGGCATTCTGGTTCCGGGCGGCTTCGGCGATCGCGGGATTGAAGGCAAGATCAGCGCAATCCGTTATGCCCGTGAGCAATCGGTTCCTTTCTTTGGCATTTGCCTGGGAATGCAGGTTTCGGTTATTGAATACGGACGTTCGGTTCTGGGCCTTGACGGAGCGAACAGCTCAGAGATCGATCCGGAAACCCAGTATCCGTTGATTGATCTGCTTCCGGAGCAAAAGGATATCGAAGACATGGGCGGCACCATGCGTCTGGGCCTGTATCCTTGTAAGCTGCTTCCCGGTTCCCTGGCCGAAGCCTGCTACAATGATGAGCTGGTGTACGAGCGTCACCGTCACCGCTATGAGTTCAATAATGCTTATCGTGAACAGATGGAGAAGGCGGGTCTGGTCATTTCCGGTTCCTCCCCAGATGGCCGTCTGGTTGAGATTGTCGAGCTGCCGGGTCACCCTTGGTTCTTGTCAGTGCAGTTCCACCCGGAGTTCACTTCCCGTCCCAACCGTCCGCAGCCGTTGTTCCGCGAATTTGTCAAAGCGTCGCTGGTGCATGCCGGACAGCTGTAG
- a CDS encoding response regulator: MEKKKVLIVDDQNGIRILLMEVFNSEGYTTYQAANGKIALDIVSSESPDLVLLDMKIPGMDGLEILKHLKELNPAIKVIMMTAYGELDMIKEATKLGALMHFTKPFDIDEMRMAVNMHLHKKSVDHHS, translated from the coding sequence ATGGAGAAAAAGAAAGTGTTAATTGTCGATGATCAGAACGGGATCCGAATTCTGCTTATGGAAGTGTTCAACAGCGAAGGGTATACGACATATCAAGCGGCAAACGGCAAAATCGCTTTGGATATTGTCAGCAGCGAATCTCCTGATCTTGTCCTGCTCGACATGAAGATTCCAGGGATGGATGGTCTTGAGATTCTGAAGCACCTGAAGGAGCTGAATCCGGCAATCAAGGTGATCATGATGACGGCTTACGGAGAGCTGGACATGATCAAGGAAGCAACCAAACTGGGTGCTTTAATGCATTTCACGAAACCTTTTGACATTGATGAAATGCGGATGGCGGTTAATATGCATCTCCACAAGAAGTCTGTAGATCATCACAGCTAA
- the fba gene encoding class II fructose-1,6-bisphosphate aldolase — protein sequence MPLVSMTDMLKKALEGKYAVGQYNINNLEWTQAILGAAEEEKSPVILGVSEGAARHMGGFVTVVKMVEGLIVDMKITVPVAIHLDHGSSFDKCKAAIDAGFTSVMIDGSHHSIDENIEMTKKVVEYAHAKGVSVEAEVGTVGGQEDDVIGGIMYADLAECIRIVKETGIDTLAPALGSVHGPYHGEPNLGFKEMEEVRDATNIPLVLHGGTGIPTHDIKKAISLGTSKINVNTENQIVFAKTVREVLAAKPDAYDPRVFIAPGREAIKQTVIGKIREFGSNNQA from the coding sequence ATGCCATTAGTATCTATGACGGACATGTTAAAAAAAGCACTTGAAGGAAAATATGCAGTTGGCCAGTACAACATCAATAACCTCGAGTGGACACAAGCGATTCTTGGTGCAGCAGAAGAAGAGAAATCACCGGTAATTCTGGGTGTATCCGAAGGTGCAGCGCGTCACATGGGCGGCTTCGTTACAGTAGTTAAGATGGTTGAAGGTCTGATCGTAGACATGAAAATCACTGTTCCTGTTGCTATTCACCTTGACCACGGTTCAAGCTTTGATAAATGTAAGGCTGCTATCGATGCCGGATTCACTTCCGTAATGATCGACGGCTCCCATCATTCAATCGACGAGAATATTGAAATGACCAAAAAAGTCGTTGAATATGCTCATGCCAAAGGCGTTTCTGTTGAAGCGGAAGTTGGCACGGTTGGCGGACAGGAAGACGATGTAATCGGCGGCATCATGTATGCAGACCTTGCTGAATGTATCCGTATCGTTAAAGAAACAGGAATCGACACATTGGCTCCTGCACTGGGTTCCGTACATGGTCCTTACCATGGCGAGCCTAACCTCGGATTTAAGGAAATGGAAGAAGTCCGTGATGCGACTAACATTCCATTGGTGCTTCATGGCGGAACAGGTATCCCAACTCATGATATCAAAAAAGCCATTTCCCTCGGCACTTCCAAAATCAACGTGAATACAGAAAATCAGATCGTATTCGCCAAGACTGTCCGTGAAGTTCTGGCTGCTAAACCGGATGCTTATGATCCCCGCGTCTTTATCGCTCCAGGCCGCGAAGCCATCAAACAAACCGTTATCGGCAAAATTCGCGAGTTTGGTTCCAACAACCAGGCTTAA
- a CDS encoding UDP-N-acetylglucosamine 1-carboxyvinyltransferase: MEKLMIGGGRPLQGVVTISGAKNSAIALIPAAILAESEVVLDNLPSLSDVAVYSEILEELGATVTWSGNQMSIDPSRIVSIPMPNGPVKKLRASYYMMGALLGRFKEATIGLPGGCNFEPRPIDQHIKGFEALGATVTNEHGSIHLYAKELRGAKIYLDVSSVGATINIMLAASRAKGSTIIENAAKEPEIIDVATLLNSMGAVIKGAGTETIRIEGVTEMHGCRHSIIPDRIQAGTYMIAAAATRGNVLIDNVIPKHLEALTAKLLEMGVEIEELDESIRVIGKARYDHADVKALIYPGFATDLQSPMASMLTQAEGVSVLTDFVYSNRFKHVPELVRMGAKIRVEGRSAIIEGSKLNAAKVKAADLRAGAALVIAGLTVEEGITEVTGVEYIDRGYDHLVSNLRMLGADVWRETELG, from the coding sequence ATGGAAAAATTAATGATTGGCGGTGGACGTCCGCTGCAGGGCGTTGTCACCATCAGCGGAGCGAAGAATAGTGCAATTGCGCTTATTCCTGCGGCGATTTTGGCCGAATCTGAAGTTGTTCTGGATAATTTACCGTCCCTTAGCGATGTAGCTGTATACTCCGAAATTCTGGAAGAGCTTGGCGCAACCGTAACATGGTCAGGCAACCAGATGAGCATCGATCCCTCCCGTATTGTTTCCATCCCCATGCCCAATGGTCCGGTCAAGAAGCTCCGGGCGTCGTATTACATGATGGGTGCCCTCCTTGGACGATTCAAGGAAGCCACTATAGGTCTGCCTGGCGGCTGCAATTTTGAGCCACGGCCAATCGACCAGCACATCAAGGGTTTTGAGGCACTGGGTGCAACAGTTACCAACGAACACGGCTCTATTCATTTGTATGCCAAGGAATTACGCGGCGCGAAGATTTACCTCGACGTCTCCAGCGTTGGGGCTACAATTAATATTATGCTGGCGGCTTCACGGGCCAAAGGCTCCACAATTATCGAAAATGCGGCTAAAGAGCCTGAGATTATAGATGTAGCTACCCTATTAAATTCTATGGGCGCTGTTATTAAAGGCGCCGGCACTGAAACGATCCGAATCGAAGGTGTCACGGAAATGCACGGCTGCCGTCACTCCATTATTCCTGACCGGATACAGGCTGGAACATATATGATTGCCGCTGCGGCAACGCGTGGCAATGTGCTGATAGATAATGTCATTCCGAAGCACCTGGAAGCTTTGACAGCCAAGCTGCTGGAAATGGGTGTTGAGATTGAAGAGCTGGACGAGAGTATACGAGTAATTGGCAAGGCCAGATATGACCATGCCGATGTTAAAGCGTTAATCTACCCGGGTTTCGCCACCGATCTGCAGTCTCCGATGGCAAGTATGCTGACCCAGGCGGAAGGCGTAAGTGTGCTGACTGATTTTGTGTACAGCAATCGCTTCAAGCATGTTCCTGAATTAGTTCGTATGGGGGCGAAGATCCGCGTGGAAGGGCGTTCGGCAATCATTGAGGGCAGCAAGCTTAATGCGGCCAAGGTGAAGGCAGCCGACCTGCGGGCAGGCGCAGCGCTGGTTATCGCCGGCTTAACCGTGGAAGAGGGAATCACCGAAGTTACCGGTGTGGAATACATTGACCGCGGTTATGATCATTTAGTCAGCAACCTCCGAATGCTGGGGGCTGACGTTTGGCGGGAGACGGAATTAGGCTAA
- the rho gene encoding transcription termination factor Rho, whose amino-acid sequence MDLQISDLEEMKLTELYKLAKKYQIPYYGTLKKRELIFAILRAQAEQSGLMFMEGVLEILPEGYGFLRPINYLPSAEDIYISASQIRKFDLRSGDLVSGKCRTPKENERYFGLLQVNAVNGENPASAAERLHFPALTPLYPQIKLPLETSPTNLSTRIMDLLAPVGLGQRGLIVAPPKAGKTLLLKEIAHSISTNNPEIELFVLLIDERPEEVTDMQRSVKGEVVASTFDELPENHIKVAELVLQRALRLVEHKKDVVILLDSITRLARAYNLVVPPSGRTLSGGIDPAAFHRPKRFFGSARNVEEGGSLTILATALIDTGSRMDDIIYEEFKGTGNMELHLDRKLAERRIFPAIDIRRSGTRREEVLLSKEELDTIWSIRKSMNDSYDFVEGFIKKLRNTQTNAEFLAAFDVAGSKETNGTASNGGTSNSGAAARRTPRPKAPTVPTT is encoded by the coding sequence ATGGATCTTCAAATTTCCGATTTGGAAGAGATGAAGCTGACCGAGCTGTATAAGCTGGCGAAAAAATACCAGATCCCTTATTACGGCACGCTCAAGAAACGGGAGCTGATCTTCGCAATACTCCGGGCTCAGGCAGAGCAGAGCGGACTCATGTTTATGGAAGGGGTTCTGGAGATTCTGCCCGAGGGGTATGGATTTCTACGGCCAATCAACTATTTGCCGAGTGCAGAGGATATTTATATATCTGCTTCGCAAATTCGCAAATTTGATCTCAGAAGCGGGGACTTGGTGTCAGGGAAATGCCGAACACCCAAAGAGAACGAAAGGTATTTCGGACTGCTTCAGGTCAATGCGGTCAATGGCGAGAATCCGGCCAGTGCAGCCGAACGTCTTCACTTTCCAGCCTTAACACCTCTTTATCCGCAAATCAAGCTACCACTAGAAACATCCCCTACTAATTTATCTACTCGAATCATGGATTTGCTCGCTCCGGTCGGTCTGGGGCAACGGGGTTTGATTGTAGCACCTCCCAAAGCAGGGAAGACGCTTCTTCTGAAAGAAATTGCCCACAGCATTTCCACTAACAATCCTGAGATAGAACTCTTTGTACTCCTGATTGATGAGCGGCCTGAGGAAGTAACCGACATGCAGCGTTCCGTGAAGGGCGAGGTAGTGGCATCGACGTTTGATGAGCTTCCCGAGAATCACATCAAGGTAGCTGAATTGGTGCTGCAGCGGGCGCTTCGTTTGGTAGAGCATAAGAAGGATGTTGTGATTTTGCTGGACAGCATTACCCGCTTGGCCCGTGCTTACAATCTGGTGGTTCCTCCATCCGGACGCACACTGAGCGGAGGGATTGATCCGGCTGCTTTTCACCGCCCGAAACGTTTTTTTGGTTCAGCGCGGAATGTGGAAGAAGGCGGCAGTCTGACCATCCTCGCTACGGCTCTGATAGATACCGGATCACGTATGGATGACATCATTTATGAAGAATTTAAAGGCACGGGCAATATGGAGCTGCATCTGGACCGCAAGCTGGCCGAACGCCGTATTTTCCCGGCAATCGACATCCGCCGTTCCGGCACACGCCGAGAAGAAGTGCTGCTGAGCAAGGAAGAGCTGGATACGATTTGGTCGATCCGCAAGAGCATGAACGATTCTTACGATTTCGTGGAAGGCTTCATCAAGAAGCTGCGTAACACACAGACCAACGCCGAGTTCCTGGCTGCCTTCGATGTGGCCGGATCCAAGGAAACGAATGGTACCGCCAGCAACGGAGGCACGTCGAACAGCGGTGCGGCAGCACGCAGAACGCCCCGCCCGAAAGCGCCCACGGTACCTACAACCTAG
- a CDS encoding radical SAM protein, which translates to MYLVYADEQGNVYDHPELYGLARSGDMIVEMLEEELIPLPEGATLVGLPCTRAVGMNPETGEMLPLPAGSQAVGALLPQGFTRLCLPGYVKTDKEYKLPLFGYSAVVWKDGGFYVAADPTDNPEQWNPLNSGREAVEAGVEALTAKYPENRLYGHLSNCALGYECLTSSNTFLGRWEGAVPVSYSCNAGCFGCISEQPDDSGFVSPQTRMNFRPTVSELTQVMLEHLKTPQSIVSFGQGCEGEPSTQAKLIIEAIREVRSITDMGYININTNAGLSDHMRGIVDAGLDLMRVSTISALDDHYNAYYKPRGYTLANVEKSLKYALSQGVYTSINYLIFPGVTDREEEIEAMVEFVRRTGLRLIQMRNLNIDPEAYLNLIPPAQGDILGMKTMLDIFRDELPEVVIGSYTHVPPTELARVKQLPINI; encoded by the coding sequence ATGTATTTGGTATATGCTGACGAGCAAGGAAACGTATATGATCATCCCGAACTGTACGGGCTTGCCCGCAGTGGGGATATGATTGTAGAGATGCTGGAAGAAGAGCTGATTCCGCTGCCGGAAGGCGCTACGCTGGTAGGGCTGCCTTGCACCAGAGCGGTGGGCATGAACCCGGAGACTGGCGAAATGCTGCCGCTGCCGGCAGGCTCGCAGGCGGTGGGTGCGCTGCTTCCTCAGGGCTTTACCCGTCTGTGCCTTCCAGGGTACGTTAAGACGGACAAGGAATATAAGCTTCCGCTATTCGGATATTCGGCTGTAGTATGGAAGGATGGCGGCTTCTACGTGGCTGCCGACCCTACGGATAACCCGGAGCAATGGAATCCGCTGAACAGCGGAAGGGAAGCGGTGGAGGCGGGGGTAGAGGCTCTGACCGCTAAATATCCGGAGAACCGTCTCTATGGACATCTTTCCAACTGCGCTCTCGGCTATGAATGTCTCACCTCCTCCAATACCTTTCTGGGTCGCTGGGAAGGTGCGGTACCGGTCTCTTATTCCTGCAACGCCGGCTGCTTTGGCTGTATTTCCGAGCAACCCGACGACAGTGGATTTGTGTCACCTCAGACCCGCATGAACTTCCGGCCTACAGTAAGTGAGCTTACCCAGGTTATGCTGGAGCATCTGAAGACACCTCAATCGATTGTCAGCTTCGGCCAAGGTTGCGAGGGCGAGCCGTCTACCCAGGCCAAGCTGATTATTGAAGCGATTCGTGAAGTTCGTTCGATTACGGATATGGGCTATATCAATATTAATACCAATGCTGGACTGAGCGACCATATGCGCGGTATTGTGGATGCAGGGCTTGATCTAATGCGTGTAAGTACCATCAGTGCGCTGGATGACCATTATAATGCCTATTACAAGCCACGTGGATACACATTGGCCAATGTAGAGAAATCGCTGAAATATGCCTTGTCGCAAGGGGTATACACCTCAATCAATTATTTGATTTTCCCAGGGGTGACTGACCGCGAGGAAGAGATTGAAGCCATGGTGGAGTTCGTCAGACGAACCGGTCTGCGATTGATTCAGATGCGCAATTTGAATATTGATCCGGAAGCCTACTTGAATTTGATTCCTCCGGCACAAGGCGATATTCTGGGGATGAAGACGATGCTGGATATCTTCCGGGATGAGCTTCCTGAGGTTGTTATCGGCTCTTACACACATGTTCCGCCTACGGAGCTGGCCCGTGTGAAGCAGCTGCCGATTAACATCTAA
- the dnaX gene encoding DNA polymerase III subunit gamma/tau, whose protein sequence is MEHIALYRAWRPQSFKDIVGQQHIIQTLQNAIREQRVSHAYLFSGPRGTGKTTAAKVLAKAVNCERSEGAEPCNECPSCLRITAGNVMDVQEIDAASNRGVEEIRDLRDKVKYAPTEVRRKVYIIDEVHMLTTEAFNALLKTLEEPPPHVMFILATTEPHKLPATIISRCQRFDFRRVSLEEQTAHLAAVCEKENITADQDALQYIARLSDGGMRDAMSILDQISSFTDGNVTYAQVLNMTGGIASEQFARLARAILEGEMGQLLELVEQLMHEGKSADKCLENLLFYFRDLLMIKMVPGADQLTDRVLNPAEFKDMAAAFTRDRLFNIVDTLNRYLGEMKYATHPQTLFEVALMKLCSLQPDQAAQPSLAQQSAAPQGSAPAAAGELEHLKKQIAALEKKLEQAMAAGALAGGGRENTPAQKPAVQSSAPRMSSAAKLPPQVDKFIAAKDSGDFAAIYKQWSLVLQGVKEEKVTVHAWFVDGEPVSVLDDAVLVAFKNTIHRDTTEKPANRQVIEQVLAARLGKPYRLVTMLLRDWNEAALKPAAQTGTEELRLEHEHESAEAKQEPWIDEAIQLFGEDLVVIKD, encoded by the coding sequence GTGGAACATATCGCGCTGTACCGTGCATGGCGGCCGCAGTCGTTCAAAGACATAGTAGGACAACAGCACATTATCCAGACGCTGCAGAACGCGATACGCGAACAGCGGGTTTCGCATGCCTACCTGTTCAGCGGGCCGCGCGGAACAGGGAAGACGACCGCAGCCAAAGTGTTGGCCAAAGCGGTCAACTGTGAGCGGAGTGAAGGTGCAGAGCCTTGCAATGAATGTCCCTCCTGCCTAAGAATTACTGCGGGAAATGTCATGGATGTGCAGGAGATTGATGCTGCCTCCAACCGGGGCGTAGAAGAAATCCGCGACCTCAGAGATAAAGTGAAATACGCGCCTACCGAGGTGCGCCGTAAAGTGTATATAATTGACGAAGTGCATATGCTGACAACCGAGGCTTTTAATGCGTTGCTCAAGACGCTGGAAGAGCCGCCGCCCCATGTAATGTTCATACTGGCTACTACAGAGCCGCATAAGCTTCCAGCCACGATCATCTCACGCTGCCAGCGGTTTGACTTCCGCAGAGTTTCGCTGGAGGAGCAGACTGCTCATCTGGCAGCCGTCTGTGAGAAGGAGAACATCACGGCTGATCAAGATGCGCTGCAGTATATTGCCCGTCTATCCGACGGGGGAATGCGGGATGCGATGAGCATTCTGGACCAGATTTCCTCCTTCACCGACGGAAATGTAACGTACGCTCAGGTGCTTAATATGACCGGCGGAATTGCTTCGGAACAATTTGCCCGTTTGGCCAGAGCTATTCTGGAAGGGGAAATGGGGCAATTACTGGAGCTTGTTGAGCAGCTGATGCATGAAGGCAAAAGCGCTGACAAATGTCTGGAGAATCTGCTCTTCTATTTCCGTGACCTTCTGATGATCAAGATGGTCCCGGGAGCGGATCAATTAACAGACCGGGTGCTGAACCCGGCCGAATTCAAGGATATGGCAGCTGCGTTCACCCGTGACCGGCTGTTCAATATCGTAGATACCCTGAACCGTTACCTTGGTGAGATGAAATATGCTACACACCCGCAGACTTTGTTCGAAGTAGCACTTATGAAGCTGTGCAGTCTGCAGCCAGATCAAGCTGCACAGCCATCATTGGCACAGCAGTCTGCGGCTCCGCAAGGAAGCGCGCCAGCGGCTGCCGGGGAGCTTGAGCATCTGAAGAAGCAGATCGCAGCGCTGGAGAAGAAGCTGGAGCAGGCCATGGCAGCAGGTGCGCTTGCCGGCGGGGGCCGTGAGAATACCCCTGCCCAGAAGCCAGCTGTGCAGAGCTCCGCTCCGCGTATGTCCTCCGCAGCCAAGCTGCCGCCACAGGTAGATAAATTCATTGCTGCCAAGGACAGTGGCGATTTTGCGGCTATCTACAAGCAATGGAGCCTTGTTCTGCAAGGGGTGAAGGAAGAGAAGGTGACCGTTCATGCCTGGTTCGTGGATGGCGAGCCGGTTTCGGTGCTGGATGATGCCGTGCTGGTTGCCTTTAAGAATACCATTCACCGCGATACGACCGAGAAGCCGGCCAACCGGCAGGTGATTGAGCAGGTGCTCGCCGCCCGTCTAGGCAAGCCTTACAGGCTGGTCACTATGCTGCTTCGTGATTGGAATGAAGCGGCGCTGAAGCCGGCGGCGCAGACAGGGACCGAAGAACTGCGGCTGGAGCATGAGCATGAGAGTGCCGAAGCCAAGCAGGAACCTTGGATTGACGAGGCCATTCAACTGTTTGGAGAAGACCTTGTTGTCATAAAAGATTAA
- a CDS encoding YbaB/EbfC family nucleoid-associated protein, producing the protein MNNMNQMMKQVKKMQEQMLKAQEELGTKTIEGSSGGGVVTVQVNGHKKLLSIQIKPEAVDPDDVEMLQDLVITAVNDALTQAEEIANSDMGKFTGGMKIPGLF; encoded by the coding sequence ATGAATAATATGAATCAGATGATGAAACAGGTTAAGAAAATGCAGGAGCAGATGCTGAAGGCACAGGAAGAGCTGGGAACCAAAACGATTGAAGGTTCATCCGGTGGCGGAGTCGTTACCGTTCAGGTGAACGGCCACAAGAAGCTGTTGTCCATTCAGATCAAACCGGAAGCGGTTGACCCGGACGATGTGGAGATGCTGCAGGATCTTGTTATTACAGCCGTTAACGATGCGCTGACCCAAGCGGAAGAAATCGCCAATAGCGATATGGGCAAGTTTACCGGCGGCATGAAGATTCCGGGCTTGTTCTAA
- the recR gene encoding recombination mediator RecR yields the protein MYYPEPLAKLIDAFTRLPGIGPKTAARLAFHVLNMKEDEVIDFAKALVSVKRNLHYCSVCCNITDTDPCRICQDKTRDPSIICVIQDSKDLVAIERTKEFNGYYHVLQGAISPMEGIGPDDIRLKELLTRLSDERVKELIMATNPNIEGEATAMYISRLTRPFEIKITRIAHGLPVGGDLEYADEVTLSKALEGRRELF from the coding sequence ATGTATTATCCCGAACCGCTAGCCAAGCTGATCGATGCTTTTACCCGTTTGCCTGGAATAGGGCCCAAGACAGCAGCCCGGCTGGCGTTTCATGTACTCAACATGAAAGAGGACGAGGTCATTGATTTTGCCAAGGCGTTGGTAAGCGTCAAGCGTAATTTGCATTATTGCTCTGTTTGCTGCAACATCACTGACACGGACCCGTGCCGGATCTGTCAGGACAAAACCCGTGATCCTTCGATTATCTGTGTAATTCAGGACTCCAAGGATCTGGTGGCGATCGAGCGAACCAAGGAATTTAACGGTTATTATCATGTGCTGCAGGGCGCAATATCGCCCATGGAGGGCATTGGACCGGACGATATCCGCCTGAAGGAGCTGCTTACCCGTCTCAGTGATGAGAGAGTCAAGGAATTGATCATGGCGACCAACCCCAATATTGAGGGTGAAGCGACAGCGATGTACATTTCCCGTCTGACCCGGCCCTTCGAAATTAAGATTACCCGTATAGCCCATGGCCTGCCTGTAGGTGGAGATCTTGAGTATGCAGATGAGGTTACCTTATCCAAAGCACTGGAGGGGCGTCGGGAGCTGTTCTAG
- a CDS encoding DUF2508 family protein yields the protein MNWWNLWRRVSEPKDTVPLEDDGWNTLLEVRKAQSEWERAYLMFDEALGQDQIDYAIYILEAAERKYQIHLKHAKRLGLNSSRM from the coding sequence ATGAACTGGTGGAATCTATGGCGCCGTGTGTCGGAGCCCAAAGACACAGTGCCGTTAGAGGATGATGGCTGGAATACACTGCTTGAGGTACGCAAAGCACAATCCGAGTGGGAAAGAGCATACTTGATGTTTGATGAGGCATTGGGTCAGGATCAAATCGATTATGCTATTTATATCCTAGAGGCCGCCGAGCGCAAATATCAAATTCATTTGAAGCATGCCAAAAGATTAGGTCTGAACTCCAGTCGGATGTAG
- a CDS encoding pro-sigmaK processing inhibitor BofA family protein, producing MIRLAAIGVMLLSLALLLFIVFRKKLGLAWLSLFGTHLILASLAIYIVNFSGWITEVYLPLNPATIGAVMILGLPGVLMLLGLRLTLF from the coding sequence ATGATCCGTTTAGCTGCAATAGGGGTAATGTTGCTATCGTTGGCATTGTTATTATTCATAGTATTTAGAAAAAAACTTGGTTTAGCTTGGTTAAGCCTGTTCGGAACTCATTTGATTCTCGCTTCGTTAGCCATATATATTGTCAATTTCTCGGGATGGATAACAGAAGTATATCTTCCCCTCAACCCAGCAACCATAGGCGCAGTAATGATTCTTGGTCTTCCTGGTGTGCTGATGTTGCTTGGATTAAGATTAACCTTGTTTTAA